Within the Pseudomonas putida genome, the region TGATTCATGTGGTGCTCGAAGGCGGCACGGTGCCGGCGACCCATACCGCGCCGTCGAACCTCACCATGCCAGCGTTCGGCTGGCGCTTGAGCGATCAGGAAGTGGCTGAGGTGGTGAACTTCATCCGCACCAGTTGGGGTAACCAGGGCAGCGCTGTTTCGGCCAGTGATGTGAAGGCCATTCGATAGGGCTGGCGCTATCCCCTTGTGGGCGTCGGCTTGCCGGTGGTGCCGACACCGCGGTGTATGGCACCGGCTTCGCCGGTGATCGCCGGCAAGCCGGCTCCCACTGGGGGGTGAGCGGCGCCTCAAATAGTGGACACCAATCCAGCCTTTGGCGGCTAGATGTGGCGTCAATAAGACTGGCACTAGACCTTTGTGGGAGCCGGCTTGCCGGCGATGCGGACACTGCGGTGCATGGCACCGGCTTCGCCGGTGATCGCTGGCAAATTGAATTACTCAGTGACCCGCAAAGGTCGCACCCCTGTAAAATCCCGACGAACGGTAGGTGACGAAAGCGCGCGGTTTTGATGTATTGAAACCGGTTTCATTCACCGTCACCGACAATAATCACAAGGGACCGAAATGACCGATCTGCCTGCCCATTCCCGTGAGCGCGTGACCATCAGCGAGGTCGCACGCGTTGCCGGCGTCTCCAAGGCCACCGTGTCGCGCTACATCGGCGGCGATCGCCAACTGCTGGCAGAAGCTACCGCCAAGCGCCTTGAAGAAGTCATCGAACGCCTGGGCTACCGGCCCAACCAGATGGCCCGCGGCCTCAAGCGTGGCCAGACGCGTTTGATCGGCATGCTGGTCGCAGACATCCTCAACCCCTATTCAGTCGCGGTGATGCACGGCGTTGAAACCGCCTGCCGCCAGCACGGCTACAGCCTCGTGGTGTGCAACACCAACCGCGACGACGAGCAAGAGCGCCATCACCTGGCGGCCCTGCAGTCTTACAACGTCGAGGGCCTGATCGTGAACACCCTCGGCCATCACCCCGGCGAACTGCTGAACCTGCAGCGTGACATGCCCATGGTCCTGGTAGACCGGCAACTGCCAGAGCTGAACGTCGACCTGGTAGGGTTGGATAACGCCCACGCCATCGGCCAGGCCCTGGACCATTTGCAGGCGCGCGGCTACCGCGACATCCTGGCGGTCACCGAACCGCTGGACGGCACCAGCTCCCGGCTGGAACGCACCCAGGCATTCACCGCGTCGATCAGCCGCCGCGCTGGCATGCGCCAACAACTGGTGGAAATCGACAACGCGCTGCCCGCCCGGCTTGACGCCTTTCTCGCCAGCAAGGGCCATGGCCCGCAGGCGATCTTCACCTTCAACGGCGTGGCCACCCTGGCGGTGACCCGTGTACTGCACGACGCTGGTTGCAACCTGTTCCAGGACGTAGGCCTGATTGCGCTGGACGAACTGGACTGGTACCCGCTGGTGGGCAGCGGCATCACCGCGCTCGCCCAACCCACCCAACGCATCGGCGTGGCCGCCTTCGACTGCCTGCTCGACCGCCTGCGCGGGGAGAGCGGGGCGCCCCGGCGCCTGAACTTCGAAGCAGAGTTGATCATCCGAGGTTCCACGCAATCACGAAACTGAAGCAATGGCTGGCAAAGACGCCGGCCATTGCTGCAGCCTAAAAATGAAACCGGTTTCATAAGGATAAGAA harbors:
- a CDS encoding LacI family DNA-binding transcriptional regulator, with amino-acid sequence MTDLPAHSRERVTISEVARVAGVSKATVSRYIGGDRQLLAEATAKRLEEVIERLGYRPNQMARGLKRGQTRLIGMLVADILNPYSVAVMHGVETACRQHGYSLVVCNTNRDDEQERHHLAALQSYNVEGLIVNTLGHHPGELLNLQRDMPMVLVDRQLPELNVDLVGLDNAHAIGQALDHLQARGYRDILAVTEPLDGTSSRLERTQAFTASISRRAGMRQQLVEIDNALPARLDAFLASKGHGPQAIFTFNGVATLAVTRVLHDAGCNLFQDVGLIALDELDWYPLVGSGITALAQPTQRIGVAAFDCLLDRLRGESGAPRRLNFEAELIIRGSTQSRN